The DNA segment CGGATCTTGCGGTCGGATGTGTAGCGATTGACCATCGAATCCATGTTGCCGGCAGTGATGCCGAAGAACAGCTTCGGCTTGCCCAGGGGCTTGAAATCATCGGACGAGAGCCAGTCCGGCTGACTGATCAGGCCGACGCGAAAGCCCTGCGCTTCGAGCAGGCGGCCGACCAGCGCCATGCCGAAGCTGGGATGGTCGATGTAGGCGTCGCCGGTGACGAGGATGATGTCGCATTCGTCCCAGCCCAGCGCGTCCATTTCGGCGCGCGACATGGGCAGGAAGGGCGCCGGGCCGAAGCGCAGCGCCCAGTACTTGCGATAGGAGGTCAGCGGCTTCGCCGCCACGGTGGTGGTTGCCATGTCGGGAGAATCAGGCCGCGCGGACGCGGCTTTGGGATGGAACGTGGCGGGCCAGGAAGTCCATCTGGTCGGCCAGGATGTTGCGGTTGCAGAGGATCAGGTATTCCGCCTTGTTGGGTACATAAGGCGCATAGACCAGCTCCATGCGAGCCTGTTCCGGGGTGCGTCCGCTCTTGGTCTGGTTGCAATGCCGGCAGGCGGTGACCACGTTCATCCAGGTGTCGCGTCCGCCCTGCGAGACCGGCAGGATGTGGTCGCGGGTGAGTCGCTGCGAGGTGAACTCGCGCGCGCAGTAGGCGCAGATGTGTCGGTCGCGATGGAACAGTTCGCGGTTGGACAGCGGCGGGGTCGGATGCAGGGACTTGCCCGAGAGGGCCTTGCCGCGAATCGCGATGATGCTGCTGGTGGCCAGTTCGGAACGCTCGCCGGTGACGCGATTGGTGCCGCCGTAGAAGGTGAAATGAGTATCCCCCGCGTCCCAGGCGACCAGATCGCGCGCGACGTAAATGCAGGCGTGCTGCCAACTCACCCAGCGGTGGGGAACTCCGTGCTGGTCGAGGGTAAGGATCAGCGGATGGCGATTCATCTCTATAGAATCCTGTATTGGCGAGAATTTAGCAGAGCGCGATGACT comes from the Sulfuritalea hydrogenivorans sk43H genome and includes:
- a CDS encoding HNH endonuclease, with product MNRHPLILTLDQHGVPHRWVSWQHACIYVARDLVAWDAGDTHFTFYGGTNRVTGERSELATSSIIAIRGKALSGKSLHPTPPLSNRELFHRDRHICAYCAREFTSQRLTRDHILPVSQGGRDTWMNVVTACRHCNQTKSGRTPEQARMELVYAPYVPNKAEYLILCNRNILADQMDFLARHVPSQSRVRAA